From Alloacidobacterium dinghuense:
AAACTCGTTGTGGACCGTGCTTTTTGGGCAATCCGGTGCCGGAAAAAGCACGATCCTTCGCATTCTTGGCGGTCTGCTCCAACCGCAAGACGCAAGAATCGTGATGCAAAATCATGTCCTTTTGGACGTGAAGCAGGGCATATCCATCCCTGCAGGCAAACGAAAGATCGGCTATGTGACTCAGCGGCCCGCCCTCTTTCCACATATGACGGTGCACCGTAATGTTGCATTTGGACTACATACCCTCCCAGCCAAACAAAGAGGTGAGCGCGTCCATGAAATGCTGCGCCTGTTCCGCGTTGCAGACCTCTCAGAGCGGATGCCAAAGGAACTCTCTGGCGGCGAATATCAGCGGGTCGCGCTGGCTCGTGCCTTGGCGCCTGAACCGAAACTGCTTATGCTCGATGAACCATTCACCGGTCTGGATGCCGATTTAAAGGAATCTATCTTAGCTGAGCTGACGGTATGGCTGGCAGCGCGTCAGGTACCTGCTCTCTACGTCTCCCACGATCTTGGCGAAGCCTACCAGACCGCAGCGGACGTTATCGTAGTGGGCAAAGGCAGAATAGAGATCCAAGGCCCGGTACAAGAGGTGCTTGCGCCACGCCGCGACCGCCTTCTGCGCCAACTGGGGGTTGTCAGCCGACCCACACCGGCTCCGGTTCTAGACGAATCTCAAACTTTGCCGCGACCTTAGCGATAATTGCATCTCTCAAGGCGGCAATATCACTTGCAGAGGCGCCATCGCGGTTGATCAACGCCAATGTATGCTTTCTTGAGATTCCTGCTTTCCCCATCGTGTACCCCTTGTGGAAACCCGCTTGATCGAGCAGCCACGCCGCCGGAACTTTTACCTGTCCCTCCCCCGCGGGATAATTTGGCACCTCCGACTCGGCACTCTCGGCAATCTGCGCGAAAAGCCCCGAAGGAATAACAGGATTCTTGAAGAAGCTGCCTGCACTCCGACAATCCGGGTCACCCGGCACGATAAGCATTCCCTTGCTCTGGCGGATCTTGCGCACAGCGGAACTAGCTTCTGTCAGAGTAGGAAGACCATCATGGTCCTGAAAGTATCGCTTTAAGTCTATATAGGAAACTACAGGAGATGCATTGTTTTTCAGTTCATACTCAACGTGCGTAACAATATAACGATTTCGACTCGAGGTGTTGAAGATACTGCGTCGATATGCAAACCCACACTCCTGCGCCTTCAAATCCACAAAGGACTGGGTCTGTAAATCGAACACCCGCACTCTCCGAATCGTCTCCGCCACTTCCTGCCCGTAAGCGCCGACGTTCTGTACTGGCGTTCCACCCACACTGCCGGGAATCCCGGTGAGACATTCAATTCCTCCGCAGTTCTGGTCCACGGCTTGGCTTACAAACGTGTTCCAATCCTCCCCTGCCGCCACAGAAAACCGTGTCACAGATCCAAGACTCTGCTGCTCAATTCCCCTTAGGGCCACGTGCAAAACCACGCCAGGAAATCCGGAATCACTGACCAGAAGATTGCTTCCGCCGCCAAGAACAAAGAGAGAGAGATTTTGCTCGCGAACAAATCTAACGGCCTCGATGATCTCATTCTCCGAGGACGCCTCAATAAACCAACGTGCCGGGCCGCCGATTCCAAACGTTGTGTAGGAAGCAAGAGGAACGTGTTCTAAAACCTGCATCAGCTTCAAGATATATCAGCGGCAGGGCTTGGCGCGTGGATGCTGACTTCGTACAATAGAGGAGCCGGGCTTCGTCCAGGCTGGAGGAAACAAGAACATGTACCCAGAGATTATGGTCATTCCTATGCGCGAAGAGTTGACTCGCGCCGGAATCAAAGAAGCGCGAACGGCTGACGACGTTGATGCTGCGCTGGCAAAGCCTGGAACCACTATGCTTGTAGTCAATTCGATTTGCGGATGTGCTGCAGGCAAAATGCGCCCCGGAGTACGTCTCGCGCTGCAAAACACAACGGTTCCCGATCAGGCGATTACGGTGTTTGCAGGACAGGATCGCGAAGCCACCGAGCGTGCGCGCTCTTACTTCGAGGGCAATCCACCCACATCACCAGCGATCGCGATTCTGCGCGATGGCAAGCTCGTCTATCTGATGCAGCGTTTCATTATCGAAAACAATACCGCTCAGGGCATAGCTCAGGAACTCGCCCGCGCGTTCAACGAACTCTGCGCGAAGGCCACTGCATAGCCTCTGTGATCTGCAAAACAAAAGCC
This genomic window contains:
- a CDS encoding ATP-binding cassette domain-containing protein, giving the protein MSETAFLTADIEYRSGTFDLHINFSLNSLWTVLFGQSGAGKSTILRILGGLLQPQDARIVMQNHVLLDVKQGISIPAGKRKIGYVTQRPALFPHMTVHRNVAFGLHTLPAKQRGERVHEMLRLFRVADLSERMPKELSGGEYQRVALARALAPEPKLLMLDEPFTGLDADLKESILAELTVWLAARQVPALYVSHDLGEAYQTAADVIVVGKGRIEIQGPVQEVLAPRRDRLLRQLGVVSRPTPAPVLDESQTLPRP
- a CDS encoding UDP-N-acetylmuramate dehydrogenase, encoding MQVLEHVPLASYTTFGIGGPARWFIEASSENEIIEAVRFVREQNLSLFVLGGGSNLLVSDSGFPGVVLHVALRGIEQQSLGSVTRFSVAAGEDWNTFVSQAVDQNCGGIECLTGIPGSVGGTPVQNVGAYGQEVAETIRRVRVFDLQTQSFVDLKAQECGFAYRRSIFNTSSRNRYIVTHVEYELKNNASPVVSYIDLKRYFQDHDGLPTLTEASSAVRKIRQSKGMLIVPGDPDCRSAGSFFKNPVIPSGLFAQIAESAESEVPNYPAGEGQVKVPAAWLLDQAGFHKGYTMGKAGISRKHTLALINRDGASASDIAALRDAIIAKVAAKFEIRLEPEPVWVG
- a CDS encoding BrxA/BrxB family bacilliredoxin codes for the protein MYPEIMVIPMREELTRAGIKEARTADDVDAALAKPGTTMLVVNSICGCAAGKMRPGVRLALQNTTVPDQAITVFAGQDREATERARSYFEGNPPTSPAIAILRDGKLVYLMQRFIIENNTAQGIAQELARAFNELCAKATA